The Pleuronectes platessa chromosome 11, fPlePla1.1, whole genome shotgun sequence genome includes a window with the following:
- the LOC128451073 gene encoding uncharacterized protein LOC128451073, which produces MLNYLRSVERTLTFDLAGLQLEEGELCSTAEETGWMNAARGGGGEAGGLGSLQFNHNTPVDYKVSCSEFMDFAEVENLHDFYSCEEGVVHTQDQRGFYIVYDAALKDLDELEEELLLVGSHFVQRYRTEKMGKAEEASTSNRTADVHSSAGTDVDGVAVLLDLWTCETEFLESKVQLLNCYCEAYQHAAGAEERFALARVVTDIMHSRPQLDLNQDHFAQVYRAETDCLRSHQQLIKNVLDNQIENQRQYLQRIWRDDHKGSTQDFGLPLNYVPKHMVSLGGSSPALMNVFLLEVHPSLCLASAVYQGLVQAHTELCQLHRATSVSHKLLLQQKLLHQALQSWNNRVSHGASYSSQIQKDLFSGVFFEDPALVQNVGLSLVKSAEEKDRMQGEREKQSYAVETFSNLLELVTVRHRLLESASETAHLAQLYRNVASELGFSEFHLHLRPVPFEVAEQKDQTEQRPIFITAELEDDSPVDRFSPPHLPLSIQELDGEQVGRFSFSSEEAVSRLMNTQSIENLQVTLACQVTQKNALISAVKVACLCYWAESVTSSAEVCI; this is translated from the exons ATGCTGAACTACCTGCGCTCCGTGGAGAggactctgacctttgacctggcaggtctgcagctggaggagggggagctgTGCAGCACAGCGGAGGAAACAGGCTGGATGAACGCAgcccggggaggaggaggggaggcggGAGGTCTCGGCTCGCTCCAGTTCAACCACAACACTCCTGTCGACTACAAG GTTAGTTGCTCGGAGTTCATGGATTTTGCTGAGGTGGAGAATCTCCATGATTTCTACAGCTGTGAGGAGGGTGTGGTCCACACTCAGGACCAGAGAGGGTTCTACATCGTGTACGACGCGGCCCTGAAGGACCTGgacgagctggaggaggagcttctccTCGTCGGCTCTCACTTTGTCCAGAGATACAGGACGGAGAAAATGGGAAAAGCTGAGGAAGCCTCAACCTCCAACCGGACGGCTGACGTCCACTCCTCAGCCGGGACAGATGTGGACGGAGTCGCAGTGCTGCTCGACTTGTGGACGTGTGAGACGGAGTTTTTAGAGAGCAAAGTGCAG CTCCTAAACTGTTACTGCGAGGCCTACCAGCACGCAGCGGGGGCCGAGGAGAGGTTTGCTCTGGCCCGAGTCGTCACCGACATCATGCACAGTCGACCCCAGCTGGACCTGAACCAGGACCACTTTGCTCAGGTCTACAGGGCCGAGACAGACTGTCTGAGGAGTCACCAGCAGCTCATCAAAAATGTCCTGGATAATCAG ATTGAAAACCAGAGACAGTACCTCCAACGCATCTGGAGAGACGATCATAAAGGCTCCACTCAGGACTTCGGTCTTCCACTGAACTACGTTCCCAAACACATGGTCTCCCTCGGGGGCAGCAG CCCTGCACTAATGAACGTGTTCCTCCTGGAGGTTCACCCGTCCCTCTGCCTGGCCTCCGCAGTCTATCAGGGTTTAGTCCAGGCTCACACGGAGCTCTGTCAGCTGCACCGAGCCACCAGCGTCTCCCACaaactcctcctgcagcagaaacTCCTGCATCAGGCCCTGCAGAGTTGGAACAACCGGGTTTCACATGGAGCCTCCTACAGTTCTCAGATACAGAAGGAT TTGTTCTCGGGTGTGTTCTTCGAGGACCCAGCTTTGGTGCAGAACGTGGGGCTGTCATTGGTGAAGTCTGCAGAGGAGAAGGACAGaatgcagggagagagagagaagcagtcGTATGCAGTGGAAACTTTCTCCAATCTGCTGGAGCTCGTCACTGTCCGACATCGGCTGCTGGAGTCGGCCTCAGAGACGGCACATCTGGCACA GTTGTACAGAAACGTGGCCTCAGAGCTCGGCTTCAGTGAGTTCCACCTGCATCTGAGGCCGGTGCCGTTTGAGGTCGCTGAACAAAAAGACCAAACAGAGCAGAGGCCTATTTTTATCACGGCGGAGCTGGAGGATGACTCACCTGTGGACAG GTTCAGCCCCCCCCACCTGCCTCTGAGCATCCAGGAGCTGGACGGGGAACAGGTCGGGAGGTTCAGCTTCAGCTCGGAGGAGGCGGTCAGTCGT CTCATGAACACTCAGAGCATTGAGAACCTCCAGGTGACCTTGGCCTGTCAGGTGACCCAGAAGAACGCCCTGATAAGCGCTGTGAAAGTGGCCTGTCTCTGCTATTGGGCAGAAAGTGTGACATCATCAGCGGAGGTGTGTATTTAA
- the LOC128451075 gene encoding putative uncharacterized protein C6orf183: MCDVYRVSSSVRVEQMEAELSHQLSALRGHIEERGFTSYRSLLLPCGEGTCAEEGASGGRGVSCSVSGADVMQRELDSCLSLEHTADSLPALLHQFYADRSYHLAQIKYLLMLRWRRFCRHASVIEKLYPHYKDQMRLLTSEYEDAVQRARRLSVSRETILIGRGNPAQLLSQDDLLIYLRWLVCHLHSVHSIHSFLRVLHYVPACERKDEEFQTSVTKKEETLHQDQDAEGQTGNFLPVSVQLDDFLPELQSLIDFFHLSCDARQLRTAADEMELFSTVWREFRRIFSRQEQMKTFPQYDGSEVKGSQWGRKSASAALRKEANWIPFIQVRDRLYIQVKRTGGVDSLGFALQVKPRRDPWRQKLVTKLQEKKSVDELLRMHCRFLQVPDLLQVSSALKDHAAHVCDSHLTPSSSVSHSSKTKRQNMSETWTSVYKAAGLTQACIIRFFCSEKSLHCPQRCRLT, encoded by the exons ATGTGTGACGTGTACAGAGTTTCCTCCTCCGTCCGAGTGGAGCAGATGGAGGCCGAGCTCTCACATCAGCTCTCAGCACTGAGGGGACACATTGAGGAGAGGGGATTTACTTCATACAG AAGTCTCCTTCTTCCGTGCGGAGAGGGAACAtgcgctgaggagggggcttcag GTGGCCGAGGCGTCTCCTGTTCAGTCTCAGGGGCTGATGTGATGCAGAGGGAGCTGGACAGTTGTCTCAGTCTGGAACACACAGCTGACAGTCTGCCTGCCCTCCTGCACCAG TTTTACGCTGACAGATCATATCACTTGGCTCAGATCAAATATCTGCTCATGCTGAGATGGAGGAGATTTTGCCGCCACGCCAGCGTCATTGAGAAGCTTTATCCTCATTACAAG GATCAGATGAGACTTTTAACCAGCGAGTACGAGGATGCTGTTCAGAGAGCTCGCCGGCTGTCGGTGAGCAGGGAGACGATTCTGATTGGACGAGGAAACCCTGCTCAGCTGCTCTCTCAGGACGACCTGCTCATCTACCTCCGCTGGCTCGTCTGCCACCTGCACTCTGTTCACAGCATCCACAGCTTCCtcaga gtGCTGCACTATGTACCAGCCTGTGAAAGGAAAGATGAAGAATTTCAGACAAGTGTCACaaagaaggaggaaactttacATCAGGATCAAGATGCTGAGG GGCAAACAGGAAACTTCCTCCCGGTCTCTGTTCAGCTGGACGACTTTCTACCTGAGCTTCAGTCTTTAATCGACTTCTTCCACCTGTCGTGTGACGCCCGACAACTCAGGACGGCTGCAGACGAGATGGAGCTGTTCAGCACG GTGTGGAGAGAGTTCAGGAGGATCTTCAGTCGACaggagcagatgaaaacatttcctcAGTACGACGGCTCAGAGGTGAAAGGGAGCCAGTGGGGGAGGAAGAGTGCGAGCGCGGCTCTGAGGAAGGAGGCCAACTGGATTCCTTTCATTCAGGTCCGAGATCGTTTATACATCCAGGTCAAGAG GACAGGTGGTGTTGACAGTTTGGGTTTTGCTCTTCAGGTGAAACCCCGTCGGGATCCTTGGCGGCAGAAACTCGTCacaaagctgcaggagaagaaaagTGTGGACGAGCTGCTGAGGATGCACTGCAGGTTTCTGCAG GTCCCAGATCTGCTCCAAGTGTCATCAGCTCTCAAAGACCACGCCGCTCACGTCTGTGACTCGCACCTCACACCGAGCTCGTCCGTCTCTCACAGCAGCAAAACCAAACGACAGAACATGTCAGAGACGTGGACGAGTGTTTACAAAGCTGCAGGTTTAACTCAGGCATGTATCATCCGGTTTTTCTGCTCAGAGAAGAGTCTGCATTGTCCTCAGCGCTGCCGACTGACTTAA